The Deinococcus seoulensis genome has a segment encoding these proteins:
- a CDS encoding vWA domain-containing protein has protein sequence MARITRYSKFEGELDQLDSSELMQMIQEALLGQGMNDPYDPDPNARPSMDDLFDAILEALAERGMIPEEQLLEAMQADDIRETGLGQQIQQLMDRLQQDGFIRKEFEDGEGGGAGEPGDAKFQLTDKSIDFLGYKSLRDLMGGLGRSSAGAHDTREYASGVEMTGELKGYEFGDTMNLDTTATLGNVISKGFDNLEESDLVIRQAEYNSSAATVVLLDCSHSMILYGEDRFTPAKQVALALAHLIRTQYPGDTVKFVLFHDSAEEVPVSRLAQAQIGPYHTNTAGGLRLAQQLLKRENKDMKQIVMITDGKPSALTLPDGRIYKNAYGLDPYVLGATLREVANCRRSGIQVNTFMLARDPELVGFVRRVSEMTRGKAYFTTPQNIGQYVLMDFVTNKTKLVN, from the coding sequence ATGGCGCGCATTACCCGGTACAGCAAGTTCGAGGGGGAACTGGATCAGCTGGATTCCAGTGAACTGATGCAGATGATTCAGGAGGCGCTGCTGGGGCAGGGCATGAACGACCCGTACGACCCGGACCCGAATGCCCGGCCCAGCATGGACGACCTGTTCGACGCGATCCTGGAAGCGCTGGCCGAGCGCGGCATGATCCCCGAAGAGCAGCTGCTGGAGGCCATGCAGGCCGACGACATCCGCGAGACGGGGCTGGGGCAGCAGATTCAGCAATTGATGGACCGCCTGCAACAGGACGGCTTCATCCGCAAGGAATTCGAGGATGGCGAGGGCGGCGGCGCGGGCGAACCCGGCGACGCGAAGTTCCAGCTGACCGACAAGAGCATCGATTTCCTGGGGTACAAGAGCCTGCGGGACCTGATGGGCGGCCTGGGCCGCAGCAGCGCGGGCGCGCACGACACCCGCGAGTACGCCAGTGGCGTCGAGATGACCGGCGAACTCAAGGGGTACGAGTTCGGGGACACCATGAACCTCGACACGACCGCCACGCTGGGCAACGTGATCAGCAAGGGCTTCGACAACCTCGAAGAGAGCGATCTGGTCATCCGGCAGGCCGAGTACAACAGCTCGGCGGCGACGGTGGTGCTGCTGGACTGCTCTCACTCCATGATCCTGTACGGCGAGGACCGCTTCACGCCCGCCAAGCAGGTGGCGCTGGCGCTGGCGCACCTGATCCGCACGCAGTACCCGGGCGACACCGTGAAGTTCGTGCTGTTCCACGACAGCGCCGAGGAAGTGCCGGTCTCCAGGCTGGCGCAGGCGCAGATCGGGCCGTACCACACGAACACGGCGGGCGGCCTGCGACTGGCGCAGCAGCTGCTCAAGCGTGAGAACAAGGACATGAAGCAGATCGTGATGATCACGGACGGAAAACCCAGCGCCCTGACCCTCCCGGACGGCCGGATCTACAAGAACGCTTACGGCCTGGACCCCTACGTGCTGGGCGCGACCCTGCGCGAGGTCGCCAACTGCCGCCGCAGCGGCATTCAGGTGAACACGTTCATGCTGGCCCGCGACCCGGAACTGGTGGGCTTCGTGCGCCGCGTCAGCGAGATGACACGCGGCAAGGCGTACTTCACGACGCCGCAGAACATCGGGCAGTACGTGCTGATGGACTTCGTGACGAACAAGACCAAACTGGTGAACTGA
- a CDS encoding DinB family protein, protein MTRSANYARAFQMHRAALMDLYDQLPEDQGGFSAWEGGMNFMAQADHLSVSATRFLSMIQGQAPAPAPEPSQTLTEARGRLWDTNELALAAISALSDDDLARRVPAFGGREMPVTALLDMIITHEAHHKGQVWVMARMVGVKPPMFVKMG, encoded by the coding sequence ATGACCCGATCCGCGAACTACGCCCGCGCCTTCCAGATGCACCGCGCCGCCCTGATGGACCTCTACGATCAACTGCCCGAGGACCAGGGCGGCTTCAGCGCCTGGGAAGGCGGCATGAACTTCATGGCGCAGGCCGACCACCTGTCGGTCAGTGCCACCCGCTTCCTCAGCATGATCCAGGGACAGGCGCCCGCGCCCGCCCCGGAACCCAGCCAGACCCTCACCGAGGCGCGCGGCCGCCTGTGGGACACCAACGAACTGGCCCTGGCCGCCATCAGCGCCCTGAGCGACGACGACCTCGCCCGCCGCGTCCCGGCCTTCGGCGGCCGCGAGATGCCCGTCACCGCCCTGCTCGACATGATCATCACGCACGAGGCGCACCACAAGGGCCAGGTGTGGGTCATGGCCCGCATGGTGGGCGTCAAACCGCCCATGTTCGTCAAGATGGGCTGA
- the mscL gene encoding large conductance mechanosensitive channel protein MscL translates to MISGFKDFIMRGNIVDLAIAVVTGAAFAALVTAFSNAFINPLIKLVTGGGAVGGKFTVDGVDFDYGLFITALITFLLTMAVIYFVVVVPYNKFRERLAKPVEAAPAGPSNEEKLLMEIRDALRAR, encoded by the coding sequence ATCGTCGACCTCGCCATCGCCGTCGTCACCGGCGCGGCCTTCGCGGCGCTCGTCACGGCCTTCTCGAACGCCTTCATCAACCCCCTGATCAAACTGGTCACGGGCGGCGGCGCCGTCGGCGGCAAATTCACGGTCGACGGCGTGGACTTCGATTATGGCCTGTTCATCACGGCCCTGATCACCTTCCTGCTCACCATGGCCGTCATCTACTTCGTGGTCGTCGTGCCCTACAACAAGTTCCGCGAACGCCTCGCCAAGCCGGTCGAGGCCGCGCCCGCCGGTCCCAGCAACGAAGAGAAACTCCTGATGGAAATCCGCGACGCCCTGCGCGCCCGCTGA